In a genomic window of Pedobacter sp. KBS0701:
- a CDS encoding ATP-binding protein yields the protein MSVKVNITSKGIQKVLKNYNERQAIAEYIWNGFDANADTIRIDYAANSLGLLEQLTIADNGYGINFDRLQQKFDPFFESEKSIQIIAPKHTSKMHGRNGVGRLTFFTFAHDALWKTTYQSEQGFCYGEIHINTGGLNSYSHDFSTVPGNTGETGTTVSFTNLRISQQDIETTVLPFLINEFCWFIELNKHKNYSIIVNGAALDFSSNIKSIEEFNLFYPDTAVTFKIKYVHWKENLHKELSKYYFLAGGEEIYKDYTTLNKKSDDYFHSVYIDSDFFRDFDFKSFENEGQVAIFGAAKSSPEYRFLIKSLTEYLKSKRKPFLKEYANSLVESYEQDEIFPVYASEIEKKSRKPALVNLIKALYEIEPKLFSSLNTDQKKTIVRLIDLLMRSNLRDEIFEMFNGMIELETEEQDELLQLIKGLELTEKLSMI from the coding sequence ATGTCGGTAAAGGTTAATATCACTTCAAAGGGAATACAAAAGGTACTTAAAAACTACAATGAAAGGCAGGCCATTGCTGAGTACATCTGGAATGGTTTCGATGCTAATGCGGATACTATTCGCATAGATTATGCAGCCAATTCGCTTGGTCTTTTAGAGCAGTTAACTATTGCCGATAATGGTTATGGAATTAATTTCGACCGCTTACAACAAAAGTTCGATCCGTTTTTCGAATCTGAAAAATCTATTCAGATTATAGCGCCAAAGCATACCTCCAAAATGCATGGTCGTAATGGCGTAGGTCGGCTTACCTTTTTTACCTTTGCGCATGATGCCCTTTGGAAAACCACTTACCAATCAGAACAAGGGTTTTGTTATGGAGAAATACACATTAATACAGGTGGTTTAAACAGTTATAGCCACGATTTTTCCACCGTTCCGGGCAATACCGGCGAGACTGGAACAACTGTTTCTTTTACTAATCTGAGGATCAGTCAACAAGATATAGAAACAACAGTACTTCCTTTTTTGATAAACGAATTCTGTTGGTTTATAGAGTTGAATAAGCATAAAAATTATTCAATTATTGTAAATGGCGCAGCATTGGATTTTAGCAGCAATATTAAAAGCATAGAAGAGTTTAATCTTTTTTATCCCGATACCGCTGTTACTTTTAAGATTAAGTATGTTCACTGGAAAGAAAACCTGCACAAAGAACTCTCTAAGTACTATTTTTTGGCCGGTGGAGAAGAAATTTATAAAGATTACACTACTTTAAATAAAAAAAGCGACGATTATTTTCATAGTGTTTATATCGACAGTGATTTTTTTCGTGATTTCGATTTTAAGAGTTTCGAAAATGAAGGGCAGGTGGCCATATTTGGTGCAGCTAAATCTTCACCTGAATATAGATTTTTGATTAAATCATTAACCGAATATCTTAAAAGTAAACGTAAACCATTTTTAAAAGAATATGCCAACAGCCTGGTTGAAAGTTACGAACAAGATGAGATATTTCCGGTTTATGCCAGTGAGATAGAAAAAAAGTCAAGAAAACCCGCATTGGTTAATTTAATTAAGGCATTATATGAAATAGAGCCTAAACTGTTTAGTAGCTTAAATACCGACCAGAAGAAAACCATTGTACGCCTGATCGATCTTTTAATGCGTTCTAACCTCCGTGATGAAATTTTTGAAATGTTCAATGGCATGATCGAATTAGAAACCGAAGAGCAGGATGAGTTATTACAATTGATTAAAGGCCTTGAACTAACGGAAAAATTATCAATGATTTAG
- a CDS encoding biotin-dependent carboxyltransferase family protein, with translation MKISIIKPGLLSTIQDMGRYRYLSQAVPVSGAMDELAHRLANKAVGNDDNDATIEFTYADASFKAETPILISYSGDGAFLVYNNELMPAEKPLFFSKGSVIKLMNNSIGVRTYLAVAGGWDVPDVMESKSTYLTAAFGGFKGRALQKADVLVSGPVLSEISNRILSQLIKRSSTYPNWRISRESLLPEKRQKIRVILANEISWFDATSIISFLTNTYTIDLRSNRMGYHLSGKPLVKKVKKELLSTAVTPGIIQVTGSGHLVILLADCQTTGGYPRIAHVAAVDLPLCAQLKPGDEIQFSEISRDEAEGLYLERERDLSLITMAISLKYTKYEDDRS, from the coding sequence ATGAAAATCAGCATCATTAAGCCGGGTTTATTAAGTACCATACAAGATATGGGACGATATCGGTATCTTTCGCAAGCTGTACCTGTTTCGGGTGCAATGGATGAATTGGCTCACCGTTTAGCCAATAAAGCTGTTGGCAATGATGATAATGATGCGACCATTGAATTTACCTATGCTGATGCTTCATTTAAAGCTGAAACACCAATTCTAATTTCATATTCCGGCGATGGCGCATTTTTAGTTTACAATAATGAGTTAATGCCTGCAGAAAAGCCGCTGTTTTTCTCAAAAGGTTCCGTTATAAAGTTGATGAATAACTCCATTGGGGTGCGTACTTATTTAGCTGTTGCCGGTGGATGGGATGTACCTGATGTAATGGAAAGCAAAAGCACTTACCTTACCGCTGCTTTTGGAGGCTTTAAAGGGAGGGCATTGCAAAAAGCAGATGTTTTAGTTAGTGGTCCCGTACTTAGCGAAATATCAAATAGAATATTGAGTCAATTGATCAAACGATCGTCAACCTATCCAAATTGGCGCATTTCGCGTGAAAGTTTACTGCCGGAGAAGAGGCAAAAGATCAGGGTTATTCTTGCTAATGAGATCAGTTGGTTCGACGCAACATCCATTATTTCGTTTTTAACCAATACCTATACTATTGATTTAAGGAGTAACCGTATGGGCTATCATTTATCTGGAAAGCCTTTGGTAAAGAAGGTTAAAAAAGAATTGCTCAGCACAGCAGTAACTCCGGGGATTATCCAGGTAACGGGGAGTGGCCATTTGGTTATACTCCTGGCCGACTGTCAAACAACAGGTGGTTATCCACGCATTGCCCATGTTGCAGCGGTCGATTTGCCTTTATGTGCCCAGCTAAAACCTGGCGATGAAATTCAGTTTTCTGAAATTTCGAGAGATGAGGCAGAAGGACTTTACCTTGAACGTGAACGTGATTTATCATTGATTACCATGGCGATAAGCCTTAAATATACTAAATATGAAGATGATCGATCTTAA
- a CDS encoding NRAMP family divalent metal transporter: MKPKQNWSVLLGAAFLMASSAIGPGFLTQTAVFTQQLGASFAFVILLSIILDAIAQLNVWRIIAVADKPAQDIANKVFPGLGYFISFLVFLGGLAFNIGNIAGAGLGLNVLFGISVGQGAVISAIMAIGIFIYKEAGKAMDVFAKTMGLIKIVLALIIAYTSAPPLAEAALRAVNPTQFSFTAVLTIVGGTVGGYITFSGAHRLLDARETGIQNLSAVNKGALSAIGIASVMRLLLFIAALGVVSKGFTLDPSNPAASVFKLASGEIGYKIFGVVIWAAGISSVVGSAYTSISFIKSFHPIILKFNREIIIAFISISCIIFILIGKPVKILLAVGAINGFILPIALGIMLIAAYRKKIIANYRQPIWLTLTGLAVVITMVWMSYGTILQMINGE; this comes from the coding sequence ATGAAGCCAAAACAAAACTGGAGTGTACTTTTAGGTGCAGCTTTTTTAATGGCCTCCTCGGCAATCGGACCGGGATTTTTAACACAAACAGCCGTTTTTACCCAGCAGTTGGGTGCAAGTTTTGCATTTGTAATATTGCTATCGATCATATTAGATGCCATTGCACAGCTGAATGTCTGGCGGATTATTGCCGTTGCCGATAAACCCGCTCAGGATATTGCCAACAAGGTATTCCCGGGTTTAGGTTATTTCATTTCCTTCCTGGTTTTTCTGGGTGGCCTGGCTTTTAATATTGGCAATATTGCAGGTGCAGGTTTAGGTTTAAATGTGCTTTTTGGCATAAGTGTAGGGCAGGGAGCGGTAATCAGCGCCATTATGGCTATTGGGATTTTTATCTATAAAGAAGCAGGTAAGGCCATGGATGTTTTTGCCAAAACCATGGGGTTGATTAAAATTGTACTCGCTTTAATTATAGCTTACACCAGCGCTCCGCCATTGGCAGAAGCAGCATTAAGGGCTGTGAATCCTACACAGTTTAGTTTTACCGCCGTATTAACCATAGTTGGTGGAACTGTTGGTGGTTATATTACTTTTTCCGGCGCCCATCGCTTATTGGATGCCAGAGAAACAGGAATACAGAATTTGAGCGCTGTAAATAAAGGTGCACTAAGTGCCATCGGAATCGCATCAGTGATGCGCTTATTGTTGTTTATTGCTGCCTTGGGGGTAGTGAGTAAAGGTTTTACTTTAGATCCTTCCAACCCGGCAGCATCGGTATTTAAACTGGCCAGTGGAGAAATCGGTTATAAGATTTTTGGTGTAGTGATCTGGGCGGCAGGAATATCTTCGGTAGTAGGTTCGGCTTATACTTCTATCTCGTTTATCAAAAGTTTCCATCCAATCATTTTAAAATTCAACCGGGAAATCATTATTGCCTTTATATCCATTTCCTGCATTATTTTTATCCTGATTGGTAAGCCCGTTAAAATATTACTTGCCGTTGGTGCAATCAACGGTTTTATTTTACCAATTGCCTTGGGGATAATGCTTATTGCAGCATACAGAAAAAAAATAATTGCGAATTACAGGCAGCCTATCTGGTTAACGCTAACTGGCCTGGCTGTGGTAATTACCATGGTTTGGATGAGTTACGGAACCATTTTACAAATGATTAACGGAGAATAA
- a CDS encoding 5-oxoprolinase subunit PxpA, with product MKMIDLNCDMGEAYGSYPMPNDEKLMDYISSANIACGFHAGDPAVMQKTVALAIKKGVAIGAHPGLPDLQGFGRREMKITANEAYQLTLYQIGALNAFVKAAGGKLHHVKPHGALYNMAAKDPVLAKAIVQAVYDFDPNLILYALAGSKMIVEAEKNGLATASEVFADRSYQDDGLLTPRSADNAIVANKEDAVNQVLGFSLKQEVKSVNGNRIAVRAETVCLHGDGVQAVAFAKLIAERLKNEGIVIKAPAI from the coding sequence ATGAAGATGATCGATCTTAATTGTGATATGGGAGAAGCTTATGGAAGTTACCCCATGCCCAATGATGAAAAACTGATGGATTATATTTCATCAGCAAATATTGCCTGCGGTTTCCATGCAGGCGATCCTGCTGTAATGCAGAAAACCGTTGCTTTAGCTATCAAAAAAGGGGTGGCTATTGGAGCACATCCCGGCTTGCCCGATCTACAAGGGTTTGGGCGTAGGGAAATGAAGATTACCGCAAATGAAGCCTATCAGCTCACCTTATATCAAATTGGCGCTTTAAATGCTTTTGTAAAAGCCGCTGGTGGTAAATTACATCATGTTAAACCCCATGGTGCATTGTATAACATGGCTGCAAAAGATCCAGTTTTAGCGAAAGCGATTGTTCAGGCTGTTTACGATTTTGATCCGAATTTAATCTTATATGCCCTAGCAGGAAGCAAGATGATAGTTGAAGCTGAAAAAAACGGACTTGCAACTGCATCAGAAGTTTTTGCCGACCGCAGTTATCAGGATGATGGCTTGCTTACCCCGCGCTCAGCAGATAATGCTATAGTTGCCAATAAAGAAGATGCTGTAAATCAGGTTTTGGGATTTTCTTTAAAGCAGGAAGTAAAAAGTGTAAATGGAAATCGTATTGCAGTGAGGGCGGAAACGGTTTGTTTGCATGGCGATGGCGTACAAGCTGTTGCTTTTGCTAAGCTAATAGCTGAGCGATTAAAAAATGAAGGTATAGTAATTAAAGCCCCGGCAATATGA
- a CDS encoding Na+/H+ antiporter, whose product MHQLIIQYAFLLAIILFVVMLAQKIRIAYPILLVIAGLALSFLPILQDIEIEPELIFVIFLPPLLYEAAWNTSWKDFWKWRRVISSFAFPIVIFTSTVVALISRSLIPGFTLALGFLLGGIISPPDAVSASAILKNVKVPKRLTTILEGESLLNDASSLVVFRFALAAVMTGSFVFSNAAGNFVVVIVMGILVGIAVALVFYALHRWLPTTTNVDIILTFLTPYVMYMTAEEFHFSGVLAVVSGGLFLSARRDQILTHRSRLQSINVWEAVAFVLNGFVFLLIGLEFPVIINGLGKSGLLPAIRYSAIICLVLILVRLASTYGALYFTRFISRYITTADPNPSWKAPLLFGWAGMRGVVSLAAALSIPVALKSGEAFPQRNLILFITFSVILVTLVLQGLTLPALIKWVDMPDPDYTVSFEQQKQMVRKKLSMLSLKILDEKYHDALEHNDMIRSIKIRIEAEMELLRDWEKEENISRSEDFYHDYRIALEDIMSEQRILLKGLNKKEQINDELIREQLELLDLEEEKLRRHFSQRDI is encoded by the coding sequence ATGCATCAACTCATTATACAATACGCTTTTTTACTTGCAATAATTCTTTTTGTGGTAATGCTGGCGCAAAAAATCCGCATCGCTTATCCCATTTTATTGGTCATCGCAGGTTTAGCCCTGAGTTTCTTGCCGATCCTTCAGGATATTGAAATAGAACCAGAACTCATTTTTGTAATCTTTTTACCGCCTTTATTATACGAAGCTGCCTGGAATACCTCATGGAAAGATTTTTGGAAGTGGCGCAGGGTAATCAGTAGTTTTGCTTTTCCCATTGTTATTTTTACTTCAACAGTTGTTGCCTTAATTTCCCGTAGTTTAATTCCGGGCTTTACCCTGGCCCTGGGCTTTTTGTTAGGTGGGATCATTTCTCCACCAGATGCGGTATCTGCATCGGCCATACTCAAAAATGTTAAGGTACCTAAGAGGCTCACTACTATTTTGGAGGGCGAAAGTTTATTGAATGATGCATCCAGTTTGGTTGTATTCAGGTTTGCTTTGGCTGCAGTAATGACTGGAAGTTTTGTCTTTAGCAATGCTGCCGGCAATTTTGTAGTGGTGATTGTCATGGGGATTTTGGTTGGGATCGCAGTAGCACTTGTTTTTTACGCTTTACACCGCTGGTTACCCACTACTACCAATGTAGATATTATCCTTACTTTTTTAACACCTTACGTGATGTATATGACTGCAGAGGAATTTCATTTTTCCGGCGTATTGGCTGTGGTGAGTGGAGGTTTATTTCTTTCAGCCCGTCGGGATCAAATCCTGACCCATCGAAGCCGGTTGCAAAGCATTAATGTTTGGGAAGCCGTAGCTTTTGTACTGAATGGTTTTGTTTTCTTACTCATCGGTTTAGAATTTCCCGTTATTATCAACGGTTTAGGGAAAAGCGGTCTTTTGCCTGCTATCCGTTATAGCGCCATTATTTGTTTGGTACTAATTCTGGTGCGATTGGCCAGCACCTACGGCGCTTTGTATTTTACACGTTTCATTAGCCGGTATATTACAACGGCCGATCCGAATCCAAGCTGGAAAGCACCCTTACTTTTTGGCTGGGCAGGTATGCGCGGTGTAGTATCTCTGGCTGCAGCACTTTCTATCCCTGTAGCCTTGAAATCCGGCGAAGCTTTCCCTCAGCGCAACCTGATTTTGTTCATTACCTTTAGTGTAATATTGGTAACCTTGGTGTTACAGGGTTTAACATTGCCTGCACTAATTAAATGGGTAGATATGCCAGATCCCGATTATACCGTTTCTTTTGAACAGCAAAAACAGATGGTAAGAAAGAAATTGTCCATGTTATCACTTAAAATTCTTGACGAAAAATACCATGATGCGTTAGAACATAACGATATGATCAGGTCGATCAAAATCCGTATCGAAGCCGAGATGGAATTATTGAGAGATTGGGAAAAAGAAGAGAACATTTCAAGATCTGAGGACTTTTACCACGACTACCGTATCGCATTGGAAGATATTATGTCTGAACAGCGTATTTTGTTAAAAGGGCTAAATAAAAAAGAGCAGATTAATGATGAGTTGATTAGAGAACAATTAGAACTGCTCGATCTGGAAGAAGAAAAACTTCGAAGGCATTTTAGTCAGCGGGATATATAA
- the epsC gene encoding serine O-acetyltransferase EpsC, whose protein sequence is MDNHFFEQIFKNPLEQHNIPPNEIISQWAEKLIQVLFPENAAKAFSTVEEVKAQVSALELELYDIISASCKLRNSECKNAAGQFFAELPALYRVLNTDILAIYEGDPAAQSRFEVIRTYPGFYAICFYRIAHMLYNFGIPLVPRILTEYAHSKTGIDIHPAASIGEYFHIDHGTGIVIGETSTIGRYVKLYQGVTLGALSVKKTLAGSKRHPTVEDRVVIYSGATILGGETVIGHDSIIGGNVWLTESIPAFSTAYHSPIVTIRNHKDTN, encoded by the coding sequence ATGGATAACCATTTTTTTGAACAAATATTTAAAAACCCACTTGAGCAGCACAATATACCGCCGAATGAAATAATATCGCAATGGGCAGAGAAACTGATCCAGGTACTTTTTCCAGAAAATGCAGCTAAAGCTTTTTCAACGGTTGAGGAAGTTAAAGCGCAGGTGTCGGCTTTAGAACTCGAACTTTATGATATTATTTCGGCGAGTTGTAAATTAAGGAACAGTGAGTGTAAAAATGCAGCAGGTCAGTTTTTTGCAGAACTGCCGGCGCTTTATCGTGTATTGAATACCGATATCCTGGCCATTTATGAAGGTGATCCGGCGGCGCAGAGCAGGTTCGAAGTCATCAGGACTTATCCCGGTTTTTATGCCATCTGTTTCTACAGAATTGCCCACATGCTTTATAATTTCGGTATACCTCTTGTTCCACGAATACTGACCGAATACGCTCATTCTAAAACAGGTATTGATATCCATCCAGCAGCCAGTATTGGCGAATACTTTCATATTGATCACGGAACTGGCATTGTTATCGGAGAAACCAGTACAATAGGCCGTTATGTGAAACTTTATCAAGGGGTAACACTGGGTGCTTTGAGTGTTAAAAAAACATTGGCGGGCAGCAAACGCCATCCAACGGTAGAAGATAGGGTAGTTATCTATTCAGGTGCGACCATACTGGGCGGCGAAACCGTCATCGGGCATGATAGTATCATCGGGGGGAACGTATGGCTTACCGAAAGTATCCCTGCTTTTTCTACTGCTTATCATTCACCGATAGTTACCATTAGAAACCATAAAGACACCAATTAA
- the pxpB gene encoding 5-oxoprolinase subunit PxpB, whose product MNEQLGYFGTKIPLKIYGLSEKSVTITFGTAIDNDLLSLINDFNQLLLQNPFSGLITTVPAYTTLTVFFDPLCVMLSDLPGEVCFEKVSAHLNKIAQIEREKSNAIASQLVIPVCYGGDFGPDLLTVTRASNLTKTEVIDIHTAGQYTIFMIGFVPGFAYMGGMDTRLSTPRKEVPNAKIPAGSVGIAGNQTGVYPMETPGGWQIIGRTPLKMFDVNRSQPSLLKGGDRITFKAINRSEFNAYVEYKYENQHH is encoded by the coding sequence ATGAATGAGCAGTTAGGATATTTTGGGACAAAAATCCCCTTAAAAATTTATGGGTTGAGCGAAAAATCGGTTACAATAACATTCGGAACAGCAATTGATAACGATCTATTGAGCCTGATTAACGATTTTAATCAATTGCTTTTGCAAAATCCCTTTTCTGGTTTAATTACCACAGTTCCTGCCTATACTACCTTAACTGTTTTTTTTGATCCCCTATGTGTAATGCTGTCAGATCTTCCTGGAGAGGTTTGTTTCGAAAAGGTATCAGCACATTTAAATAAAATTGCACAAATAGAAAGAGAAAAATCGAATGCAATAGCTAGTCAACTGGTTATTCCGGTGTGTTATGGAGGCGATTTTGGCCCGGATCTTTTAACAGTGACCCGTGCCAGCAACCTTACCAAGACTGAGGTAATCGATATCCATACCGCAGGGCAATATACTATCTTTATGATCGGCTTTGTGCCAGGGTTTGCTTATATGGGCGGAATGGATACCAGATTATCAACTCCTAGAAAAGAGGTTCCTAATGCTAAAATTCCCGCCGGATCTGTAGGTATTGCAGGCAACCAAACCGGTGTTTATCCTATGGAAACACCAGGTGGATGGCAGATTATTGGAAGAACGCCATTAAAGATGTTTGATGTAAACCGGTCACAGCCATCACTTTTAAAAGGAGGTGATCGCATTACTTTTAAAGCTATTAACAGGAGTGAGTTTAATGCCTATGTTGAATATAAGTATGAAAATCAGCATCATTAA
- the cysM gene encoding cysteine synthase CysM, with amino-acid sequence MAGIIDLIGNTPMAELQKLNINPAVRVFAKLEGNNPGGSVKDRASLNMIRSAIERGDVAPGTKLVEATSGNTGIALAMIASLYNLEIELVMPANSTRERKVTMEAFGAKVTLLESIEDCRDYAEEKGFSKGYFLLNQFANPDNYLAHYKTTGPEIWRDTEGQITHFVSSMGTTGTIMGCSRFFKEKNKDIRIVGCQPTEGASIPGIRRWPTEYLPKIFEPERVDRVMDIAQEEATMMSRRLAKEEGLFAGMSSGGACAAALKLAGELDQGTIVFIACDRGDRYLSSDLFG; translated from the coding sequence ATGGCAGGAATAATCGATCTGATTGGAAATACACCAATGGCCGAACTTCAAAAGCTGAATATTAACCCGGCTGTAAGGGTATTTGCCAAATTAGAAGGAAATAATCCGGGCGGTAGTGTTAAAGACAGGGCGTCGCTCAACATGATCAGAAGTGCAATAGAACGCGGTGATGTAGCCCCCGGAACTAAATTGGTGGAGGCCACAAGTGGTAATACCGGAATTGCATTGGCCATGATTGCAAGTTTGTATAATTTAGAAATTGAATTGGTGATGCCGGCAAATTCTACCCGCGAGCGTAAGGTAACCATGGAAGCCTTTGGCGCAAAGGTAACTTTATTGGAAAGTATTGAAGATTGCCGCGATTATGCAGAAGAAAAAGGTTTTTCAAAAGGGTATTTTTTATTAAATCAATTTGCAAATCCAGATAATTATCTGGCTCATTATAAAACAACCGGACCAGAAATATGGAGAGATACCGAAGGGCAGATCACACATTTTGTAAGTTCTATGGGAACAACAGGCACCATTATGGGATGCTCGAGGTTTTTTAAAGAAAAAAATAAGGATATCCGTATCGTAGGCTGTCAACCTACTGAAGGGGCTTCCATTCCAGGGATCAGAAGATGGCCAACAGAATATCTTCCAAAAATATTCGAACCGGAGCGGGTTGACCGTGTGATGGACATTGCGCAGGAAGAAGCCACAATGATGTCGAGGAGATTGGCTAAAGAAGAAGGTTTATTTGCGGGCATGAGCTCGGGAGGTGCCTGTGCGGCTGCCTTGAAGCTTGCCGGTGAATTAGATCAGGGAACCATCGTTTTTATCGCATGCGACCGGGGAGATCGCTACCTGAGCAGCGATCTTTTTGGTTAA